A window of Piliocolobus tephrosceles isolate RC106 chromosome 13, ASM277652v3, whole genome shotgun sequence contains these coding sequences:
- the LRRC4C gene encoding leucine-rich repeat-containing protein 4C, whose amino-acid sequence MLNKMTLHPQQIMIGPRFNRALFDPLLVVLLALQLLVVAGLVRAQTCPSVCSCSNQFSKVICVRKNLREVPDGISTNTRLLNLHENQIQIIKVNSFKHLRHLEILQLSRNHIRTIEIGAFNGLANLNTLELFDNRLTTIPNGAFVYLSKLKELWLRNNPIESIPSYAFNRIPSLRRLDLGELKRLSYISEGAFEGLSNLRYLNLAMCNLREIPNLTPLIKLDELDLSGNHLSAIRPGSFQGLMHLQKLWMIQSQIQVIERNAFDNLQSLVEINLAHNNLTLLPHDLFTPLHHLERIHLHHNPWNCNCDILWLSWWIKDMAPSNTACCARCNTPPNLKGRYIGELDQNYFTCYAPVIVEPPADLNVTEGMAAELKCRASTSLTSVSWITPNGTVMTHGAYKVRIAVLSDGTLNFTNVTVQDTGMYTCMVSNSVGNTTASATLNVTAATTTPFSYFSTVTVETMEPSQDEARTTDNNVGPTPVVDWETTNVTTSLTPQSTRSTEKTFTIPVTDINSGIPGIDEVMKTTKIIIGCFVAITLMAAVMLVIFYKMRKQHHRQNHHAPTRTVEIINVDDEITGDTPMESHLPMPAIEHEHLNHYNSYKSPFNHTTTVNTINSIHSSVHEPLLIRMNSKDNVQETQI is encoded by the coding sequence ATGTTGAACAAGATGACCTTACATCCACAGCAGATAATGATAGGTCCTAGGTTTAACAGGGCCCTATTTGACCCCCTGCTTGTGGTGCTGCTGGCTCTTCAACTTCTTGTGGTGGCTGGTCTGGTGCGGGCTCAGACCTGCCCTTCTGTGTGCTCCTGCAGCAACCAGTTCAGCAAGGTGATTTGTGTTCGGAAAAACCTGCGTGAGGTTCCGGATGGCATCTCCACCAACACACGGCTGCTGAACCTCCATGAGAACCAAATCCAGATCATCAAAGTGAACAGTTTCAAGCACTTGAGGCACTTGGAAATCCTACAGTTGAGTAGGAACCATATCAGAACCATTGAAATTGGGGCTTTCAATGGTCTGGCAAACCTCAACACTCTGGAACTCTTTGACAATCGTCTTACTACCATCCCGAATGGAGCTTTTGTATACTTGTCTAAACTGAAGGAGCTCTGGTTGCGAAACAACCCCATTGAAAGCATCCCTTCTTATGCTTTTAACAGAATTCCTTCTTTACGCCGACTAGACTTAGGGGAATTGAAAAGACTTTCATATATCTCAGAAGGTGCCTTTGAAGGTCTGTCCAACTTGAGGTATTTGAACCTTGCCATGTGCAACCTTCGGGAAATCCCTAACCTCACGCCGCTCATAAAACTAGATGAGCTGGATCTTTCTGGGAATCATTTATCTGCCATCAGGCCTGGCTCTTTCCAGGGTTTGATGCACCTTCAAAAACTGTGGATGATACagtcccagattcaagtgattgaACGGAATGCCTTTGACAACCTTCAGTCACTAGTGGAGATCAACTTGGCACACAATAATCTAACATTACTGCCTCATGACCTCTTCACTCCCTTGCATCATCTAGAGCGGATACATTTACATCACAACCCTTGGAACTGTAACTGTGACATACTGTGGCTCAGTTGGTGGATAAAAGACATGGCCCCCTCCAACACAGCTTGTTGTGCCCGGTGTAACACTCCTCCCAATCTAAAGGGGAGGTACATTGGAGAGCTTGACCAGAATTACTTCACATGCTATGCTCCGGTGATTGTGGAGCCCCCTGCAGACCTCAATGTCACTGAAGGCATGGCAGCTGAGCTGAAATGTCGGGCTTCCACATCCCTGACATCTGTATCTTGGATTACTCCAAATGGAACAGTCATGACACATGGGGCGTACAAAGTGCGGATAGCTGTGCTCAGTGATGGTACGTTAAATTTCACAAATGTAACTGTGCAAGATACAGGCATGTACACATGTATGGTGAGTAATTCCGTTGGGAATACTACTGCTTCAGCCACCCTGAATGTTACTGCAGCAACCACTACTCCTTTCTCCTACTTTTCAACCGTCACAGTAGAGACTATGGAACCGTCTCAGGATGAGGCACGGACCACAGATAACAATGTGGGTCCCACTCCAGTGGTCGACTGGGAGACCACCAATGTGACCACCTCTCTCACGCCACAGAGCACAAGATCGACAGAGAAAACCTTCACCATCCCAGTAACTGATATAAACAGTGGGATCCCAGGAATTGATGAGGTCATGAAGACTACCAAAATCATCATTGGGTGTTTTGTAGCCATCACACTCATGGCTGCAGTGATGCTGGTCATTTTCTACAAGATGAGGAAGCAGCACCATCGGCAAAACCATCACGCCCCAACAAGGACTGTTGAAATCATTAATGTGGATGATGAGATTACGGGAGACACACCCATGGAAAGCCACCTGCCCATGCCTGCTATCGAGCATGAGCACCTAAATCACTATAACTCATACAAATCTCCCTTCAACCACACAACAACAGTTAACACAATAAATTCAATACACAGTTCAGTGCATGAACCGTTATTGATCCGAATGAACTCTAAAGACAATGTACAAGAGACTCAAATCTAA